CGAGTCACCTCCAGCACGGTCTGGCCACGCTCGAACAGACGGTAGTGTTCGGACAGCAGGTTGAACCAGCCCAGTAATTGCGAAATCGTGATGAAGGGCAGCACCCAGAACAGGAGATAGCCCCAAGGTCCGGCCAACCACCACATTCCGGCAAACAGTAACCCCTGGGTCACCAGCAAACCGACACAGAGGCGCGGCGTCATCAGCATGGTGTAGATACGCGCCGTTACCAGATATTTCACATACTCCGGCACGCCCAGCAGCAAGCCTTGCTTGAGTACGAAGCGCAGCAGGAAATCCAGCCGGTCTTTGACCTGCAGCAGCCCGGTATCGACATACTCCTGCCGATCCGGGTCACGTTTCGGATCACCCAGGAAGGCGTGATGCTGCGGCACATGAATCTCACGGTAGTAGTCAAAATCAATAAAAATCGCAAAACCGGCCGGCCATGCCCCCAGGAACCGATTCCATCGCCGGTTTCGCGCAAGCGAGTAGTGCACTGCGTCGTGCAGCAGCGCACCCAGTGCCCGCTGCCGGGAGCCAATCAGCAATACCGAAAAGGGATAGCACCACGGCGACCACAGGCTCAGCAGCACCGCTGCCACGACCAGGCTGTAATCGGTCAGCACGCCCAGCAGCCCCCGCCAGTTGCTGGACTGTTGCAAGGGCATCACCGCCGCCCGGAGCTCGGGTGAAAACTCGTGCTTCAGATAGGTCACACACCCTCCTGAGGAATGCAGGCTCCCGTCCTTGCCGAGGTTTTCCCGGCAAGGCGCTGGATGACAACAGCAGGATCAGTTAGTTGGTGTATTCAACGACGTGGCGAACCTGACCACCGGTCTTGTAGTAGTCAATGCCGAGCGGTACCGAGCCGTCATAGTCAGTCACATTGGACAAAGGCAGGCTGTAGTACGCCAGCCACTCGTCGTAATGGGATTCTTCGGAATACTGGTACTCGTAGTGACGGATGGGACGATAGGACTCCACACCTGGCACCTTGGGCATCGGGTCGGTCGCGCCATGCGCAACACCAAACTCGATCTCGTTGGAGAGCATGACCATGACCATGTCCCGCTCGAAATCCATCTTCAGGCAGAAGGAATAGTCATTGAGCAACTCGGCGTAGTGTTCCGGCTTGATGGCCATGTTGTAGTTCTGCGGGATGTTGGTGACGATCTCGCGGGCCGGAATGCCTTTGTCTGCACAGTATTGCTGAATCTCGGTGACCACCGGATAGCCACCCGCAATATTGCGGTTCGGCCCGTAGACGTTGGCCACAAAGGGGGTCGCGGTATCAAAGTGGATGCACTTGGTGGTGACATACTCACGCCCCGCCACCTTGCCATCGTGCGAGAACTGCTTGTTCACTCCATAACCATCCACATCCATATAGTTCAGGTCGATCGGACGATGGGTGATGTTGTAGCGGTCGAGGTCAATACAGGACATGGCCTTGCGGAACAGGGTCTCATACAGGGCAAACACCGCACCCTTGTTCTCCTCCAGGCTCATGCCATGACGCTCCAGCAGCGCGCGTGCACCGCATACCACCGCAAAGCCGCGACCTTTTTCCACCAGCTGTGCCAGGCGCTGGGTCAGTGCTTCTGCCGGATAAAATGCGCCGTTGTCCAAAACGATGTCTTCCTTGCTGACATCCACAATGGCCTTGCGTACGTGCTCGTCATTCTGGTATTTCATAACGCCCCCAATCCAGGATATTGATTTTCAGGACACTGCAAAATCACTCAGTTCAAGCCAAAATCCAGCAGCAGCTGGCTCAAGCGCAAAATTTCCGACTCTTCCACCCCCGCCCGCAGCATCACCCGCAGGCCCGCCTGGTCACGCGGCACGATGGGGAAAAACACTGGGGAGACGTAGAAACCGTTCTCATACAGGTGCTGGCCCGCTGCCATCACCTTGTCGTTGCTGGCGCTGACCAGCTTGATCGGGAAGCCATTACCCTGCTGCTCCGACGCCACGCGCGCGTCAAACAGATCAATGTGCCGCTTCAGCTTGTCTTGCCGGCGTTTCAGCTCCGGGCTGTCGTGAATGTCAGCCGCCGCCAGCGAGGCACCAATGGCCGCCACATTCATCGGTTGCGACCAAGCCAGTGGCCCGCCAAAACGCTCCAGCAGCAAAGCCACATCCCGCCCTTTGGGGCCAAACATGATGCAGCCACCGCTGCTGCCATAGGCCTTGTTCAGCGTCGCCACGATGATGGTCAATTCATTGAGGTCACCCGGGATGCTGGAGCGGATATAGCCTTCGCCCTTTTCGCCCATGATGGACAGCGAATGCGAATCATCGAAGTAGATGAACATGCCGTACTTGTCCTGCAGCATCAGCAGGTCTTCCACCGGCGCATGTCCACCCATGCTGTAGGTACCATCGCAGACATAGGCCACGTGCTCATACTTGCGGCAAACATCTTCCAGATAGTTCATGTCGTTATGCGGCGAGGTCAGCACCTCGGTTTCGTCACCGCACACTGGCTTGTACAGGTTCATCGAGAAGTGGGCGTTCTTGTCGAACACCATCACCGGCTTGCGGTTGCCGGAGAAGTGGCCGGAGGCCAGCAGCGGCAATACCCCAGCGGTCGCGGCACTGGCCGAGATGGCGGTAATGACATTGGCGCGAAACAGGCTGGAGAGCCGGTTCTCCAGCTCCAGCAGCGCTGGGATCTGGATGCGGATGCGTGAGATGCAGTGATCCATCACCCCGTACTTTTCCAGCGCACGGATGGCGCCCTGAATGATGCCCGGGTGGGTATCAAAGTCGAGATAGGAACAGCAGCTGAAATTCAGAAAACGGTGGCCTTCCTGCGTTTGCAGGTAGCCCCCTTCGGCCAGATTGGCCACGATGCCGGACAGACCGTTGCGAGCGGTTTCTTCCCAGAAGGTATTGCCGATGGCAATCGCCTTGTCGTTGTTACGGAACCGGTGTAACCCGGCAGGACGCTCCAGCTGACCCATGTTGCCACTCCTCTGACAGCACACGGGTTTGTGTTACCGCGCACTGTGGAATTAATGACACTTACATTCCAACGGACTGGCAGCAATTTACGGCAAACTTAAATTTTAGTCAAACGGATATTTTTGCCACACTAAAAGTTAAAGAAAACCTTAAGTAATATCAATGGCTACTTGCCATAATCTGCTAAAATGTGCACACAATATTCAGGCAATATCTAGGTTTGCAGGGCATATGCTTCACCAGAATAAAATCGGTGTAACCTGTCCTTTTGAACACCTTGCCCGAGCCACACTGAACATCGCCAGGACCCGCCCATGAACCTTGCCCAAATAGGTCTACGCATTCGCCGCCGGCGGCGCGAGATCAAGAAAACCCTGCAGACCGTCGCTGATGAGTCGGGGCTCTCCGTAGGCTTCCTGTCGCAGGTGGAGCGCAATCTGACCGGCATCTCGCTGTCCTCGCTGGTCAACGTTGCAAAGAGTCTGGGCATGCCGCTGCGCAGCCTGCTGGACCAGCCCACCCAGACAGAGCCCGACTCGCATGAGGGTCAACGCCAGGTCTACTCGGTCGGCAATTCGGCCCAGCGCTATGAACGCTTGTCGTCCACCTTTCCCGGCAGTGCGCTGAATGCCACCCGGCTGCACTACCCGGCGGGCTACCGCTCGGAAACGGTGTCACATGATGGGGATGAGTTTGTGTATGTGCTGTCTGGCAGCCTGCAATATTCGGTCGCCGGTCAAACCTACTTGCTGCAGGCGGGGGATTCCCTGCATTTCGATGCCCACAAGCCGCATGACATCGCCAATGTGGGTAGCGTTGAGGCTGAAGCCATCATCATCGGCACCCTGGCCCTGTTTGACGATGTACAAGCGGATTAAAGCCTTACTCACCAAGTCGCAAGGCATTGAGGATGACCAGCCAGAGCAGCGCGGCAGCCATCAGGCGCAGAGCGGTCTGAACATCAAAGGTCAGTGGCACATGCCGCAGTAGACGCCGTACTGGAAGGTCGCCCCGGCCGGCGAGCGCATCAGCGCTGCGTGTTGACTCGGTCATCACGCACAGTACCCCGCCCAGTACAAATAGTCCGAACGCCATGTTGCGCGCCATGAGCCAGGCTTCGCCAGGGTCGGGCAGACCAGCCAGCAACAGCACGGTCACCGCACCCTGTGCCAACAATAAAGCCAGCAGCCCACTCATCCAGGTTCGCATGTCATGCCCCCGTTACAGATGGGGTGATTATGACAAAAGAATGGCCCACCGCAAGATGCGGGCTTCAGATTCGCCCCCTGCCCCACATGGGCTGTTGCAGGAATACGACCCGCGTCCTGCTTGCAGGTGTCCACCGCCTGTAGCACCATTCCTGACATCCGCTAACTGGCCCCTGCCATGCCCTATACCCGACTGCACCAACTGCTGGCCGACCGTCTGGCTCATCCTGAGCGGCAGCCTGCCATCGAGCAACAGATCTGGGCGGAGTTTGGTTGCACACAGGCCATCCTGTATACCGATCTGGCTGGGTTTTCACGGGGCGTGGCTGATTTTGGCATCGTGCATTTCCTGCAGCTGATTCTCGAATCCCGCCAGCTATTCCTGCCACTGGTCCATGCCCACCAAGGCCGTTTTCTCAAGGAAGAGGGCGACAGCCTGCTACTGCTGTTCGACAACCCTGTCCAAGCAGCCTGCTGCGCACAGGCCATGCAGCATGCCAGTCGCCACCACAATGCGGGTCGCCCACCGGAGCAACGCATCGACCTGTGCCTGGGGCTGGGCTATGGCCAGGTCTTGCGCATCGGCCAGCACGATGTCTTTGGAGAGGAAGTGAACGCAGCCTGCAAGCTGGGCGAGGATGTCGCAGGGTCGGGAGAGATCTTGCTGACGGCCGCGATGCGCACCGCACTGCTTGCCAGCATGCCTGCTGACGCGCTCCCTCCCTTGCCCGAACGAGCGGGCTGGCCATCGGTCTACCGCCTCAGTTGGCAATAAGCTAGGGCGTGCTGCACGCCACCTGCTGTTGTCGCCTCTGGGCGTGGTCAATGATCAGGCAGCGCCACGGCTGATATCGAGATTGTCGATATCGCCACTCCGTGCGAAACACCTCAGCCCCCGCGGCCGAGAAGTTCTCCTGCTGCAGTACCCGCCATCCCCCTACCGCCGGCAACAGTCGCAGACTGTCCACCCGGTCCTGATACACTAGCCGGGG
This genomic stretch from Leeia aquatica harbors:
- a CDS encoding fatty acid desaturase family protein, translating into MTYLKHEFSPELRAAVMPLQQSSNWRGLLGVLTDYSLVVAAVLLSLWSPWCYPFSVLLIGSRQRALGALLHDAVHYSLARNRRWNRFLGAWPAGFAIFIDFDYYREIHVPQHHAFLGDPKRDPDRQEYVDTGLLQVKDRLDFLLRFVLKQGLLLGVPEYVKYLVTARIYTMLMTPRLCVGLLVTQGLLFAGMWWLAGPWGYLLFWVLPFITISQLLGWFNLLSEHYRLFERGQTVLEVTRNRFPSWWEHLFYGLHGENYHLTHHLFAGVPYWNLGKVHRILLADPAYRAANQHRGGMFSAPAGRTSVLAELLEDIRLYPSTHPLSAEGHRP
- a CDS encoding aminotransferase class I/II-fold pyridoxal phosphate-dependent enzyme; this encodes MGQLERPAGLHRFRNNDKAIAIGNTFWEETARNGLSGIVANLAEGGYLQTQEGHRFLNFSCCSYLDFDTHPGIIQGAIRALEKYGVMDHCISRIRIQIPALLELENRLSSLFRANVITAISASAATAGVLPLLASGHFSGNRKPVMVFDKNAHFSMNLYKPVCGDETEVLTSPHNDMNYLEDVCRKYEHVAYVCDGTYSMGGHAPVEDLLMLQDKYGMFIYFDDSHSLSIMGEKGEGYIRSSIPGDLNELTIIVATLNKAYGSSGGCIMFGPKGRDVALLLERFGGPLAWSQPMNVAAIGASLAAADIHDSPELKRRQDKLKRHIDLFDARVASEQQGNGFPIKLVSASNDKVMAAGQHLYENGFYVSPVFFPIVPRDQAGLRVMLRAGVEESEILRLSQLLLDFGLN
- a CDS encoding helix-turn-helix domain-containing protein, which translates into the protein MNLAQIGLRIRRRRREIKKTLQTVADESGLSVGFLSQVERNLTGISLSSLVNVAKSLGMPLRSLLDQPTQTEPDSHEGQRQVYSVGNSAQRYERLSSTFPGSALNATRLHYPAGYRSETVSHDGDEFVYVLSGSLQYSVAGQTYLLQAGDSLHFDAHKPHDIANVGSVEAEAIIIGTLALFDDVQAD
- a CDS encoding adenylate/guanylate cyclase domain-containing protein, which produces MPYTRLHQLLADRLAHPERQPAIEQQIWAEFGCTQAILYTDLAGFSRGVADFGIVHFLQLILESRQLFLPLVHAHQGRFLKEEGDSLLLLFDNPVQAACCAQAMQHASRHHNAGRPPEQRIDLCLGLGYGQVLRIGQHDVFGEEVNAACKLGEDVAGSGEILLTAAMRTALLASMPADALPPLPERAGWPSVYRLSWQ